A region from the Vicia villosa cultivar HV-30 ecotype Madison, WI linkage group LG3, Vvil1.0, whole genome shotgun sequence genome encodes:
- the LOC131661965 gene encoding uncharacterized protein LOC131661965 — protein MENPNNANTHQPQRPTEENNDDIDEQEDEDDEEDEDYIDDSDSPTPLIPQSPIARLREQKFKLETLSRRLSSELVPIRVHDVIIRGNTATKDWVIEAELKGIEDVTTMQELIRESEIALARLQSLGVFESTKVSLEPGPPELPNTANVVINIVEAVNKVSGEFGVYTKPSTSSWTAEGTLKYKNPLGYGDLWDASVAYGANQATEVSVGLYVPRLKATSTPIAARLSMLSQDWQEFSSYKEQSLGMSLGLISTKHHDLAYTLGWRTLTDPLQMSSRSVRRQLGHGLLSSLKYTFKIDRRNSPIRPTKGHAFVSSTHLGGLTPDHRSLRFLRQEFDVRYAVPFGFYNTALNLGISAGAVFPWGHDFRNKPSPLPERFYLGGDFSPICTLGGPMTLWGFKTRGLGPAEPRRQSRDVFNDDNNDSSKWDFVGGDLAVTAFADLSFDLPIRWLREHGVHGHVFAGAGNTAKLTQNEYKHFSPQRFLESFRTSVGCGFVVPTSLFRLEGNYYYILRQNEHDRGKTGFRFSFSAPS, from the exons ATGGAGAACCCTAACAATGCCAACACCCATCAACCCCAACGCCCTACCGAAGAAAACAACGACGACATCGACGAACAAGAAGACGAAGACGACGAGGAAGACGAAGACTACATCGATGATTCCGACTCACCGACTCCCCTAATCCCCCAATCCCCAATCGCCCGTTTGCGAGAGCAGAAATTCAAACTTGAAACCCTTTCCCGCCGACTCTCATCGGAACTTGTCCCTATCCGAGTCCACGACGTCATAATTCGCGGCAACACGGCCACCAAGGACTGGGTGATCGAAGCGGAACTCAAGGGAATCGAGGATGTTACCACCATGCAGGAACTCATTCGTGAATCGGAAATCGCACTTGCGAGGCTTCAGAGCCTTGGGGTTTTTGAATCGACTAAGGTTAGTCTTGAACCGGGTCCGCCGGAGCTGCCTAACACTGCCAATGTCGTCATCAACATCGTTGAGGCTGTTAACAAAGTCTCTGGTGAATTTGGTGTTTATACCAAACCCTCG ACCAGTTCTTGGACTGCTGAAGGTACTCTTAAGTACAAAAATCCATTAGGttatggtgatctatgggatgcTTCTGTGGCTTACGGTGCTAACCAAGCAACAGAGGTGAGTGTGGGGTTATATGTTCCTCGACTTAAAGCAACTTCAACTCCCATTGCAGCACGTCTGTCCATGCTTTCCCAAGATTGGCAAGAGTTTTCTTCTTACAAAGAGCAATCGTTGGGCATGTCTCTTGGCTTAATCTCAACAAAGCACCATGATTTAGCATACACTCTTGGATGGCGTACCTTAACAGATCCATTACAAATGTCATCCAGGTCTGTAAGGAGGCAGCTCGGCCATGGTTTGCTTTCATCTTTGAAGTATACATTTAAAATTGATAGGAGAAACTCACCAATTAGGCCAACAAAAGGACATGCTTTTGTTTCTTCCACTCACCTTGGCGGCCTTACACCAGATCATCGCAGCTTGCGGTTTTTGCGTCAG GAGTTTGATGTTCGGTATGCTGTTCCCTTTGGGTTTTATAATACAGCACTGAACCTAGGGATTTCTGCTGGTGCTGTTTTTCCATGGGGACATGATTTCAGGAACAAGCCATCTCCCCTTCCTGAAAGATTTTATTTGGGTGGTGATTTCTCTCCAATTTGCACCCTAGGAGGGCCAATGACATTATGGGGATTTAAAACCAGGGGATTAGGTCCTGCTGAACCACGAAGACAAAGCAGAGATGTATTCAATGATGACAATAATGATTCCTCTAAATGGGACTTCGTTGGAGGAGATCTTGCTGTTACAGCTTTTGCAGATCTCTCTTTTGATCTTCCGATTAGGTGGTTAAGAGAACATGGGGTTCATGGCCATGTTTTTGCTGGTGCAGGGAATACTGCTAAATTAACTCAGAATGAATATAAGCACTTCTCCCCTCAGAGATTCTTAGAATCCTTCCGAACATCAGTTGGATGTGGATTTGTTGTTCCTACTAGTCTTTTCCGCCTAGAG GGTAACTACTACTACATACTCAGGCAGAATGAACATGATCGTGGTAAAACTGGATTCAGGTTCAGCTTCTCAGCTCCTTCATAG
- the LOC131661964 gene encoding UTP--glucose-1-phosphate uridylyltransferase 3, chloroplastic — translation MLQSTSLLHHSHRFLFSFRPKPSLLDNPHSQLQSQQQQPLSFSNSLSLLSSSPSSSCCRVARISTEPLELSPPSPGFNFRREISRLTALRDKLSRCSNLNDKLRVIDADYRVKRFFRSSSRNAGLARVLSALRLDSNSLFLIKCLVAAGQEHVLCLSEPVMELESPGMASGSVKSAFYALAKMVENMDSSNSDVRFGKMEMGMSLEDHEILDLNKLLETLAQIESFYDCIGGVIGYQITVLELIAQQLVDQKNTNWSQHMGDVKESQILGIDTPTGLDLSDNTEYASQAALWGIEGLPDLGEMYPLGGSADRLDLVDPNTGECLPAAMLPFCGRTLLEGLIRDLQAREFLYFKLYGKQCITPIAIMTSSAKNNHKHITSLCERLSWFGRGQSTFQLFEQPLVPVVGAEDGQWLVTKPFSPLSKPGGHGVIWKLAHDKGIFKWFFRQGRRGATVRQVSNVVAATDVTLLALAGIGLRQGKKLGFASCERISGATEGINVLMEKRSPNGNWEYGISCIEYTEFDKFGITDGSLVPKCLQAEFPANTNILYVDLPSAELVGSSRNVNSIPGMVLNTRKTIVYVDQFGRHCSVSGGRLECTMQNIADNYFNSHSSRCYNGVEDKLDTFIVYNERKRVTSSAKKKRRHGHKSLRQTPDGALLDMLRNAHDILSPCDIKLPEIEADESYIDSGPPFLILLHPALGPLWEVTRQKFYGGSISVGSELQIEVAEFFWSNVQLNGSLVIIAENVMGSMKIDENSESILHHGQRCGRCKLQNVKVLNKGVDWSYDGNVYWKHDVKRSEVLKVILHGNAEFEATDVVLQGNHVFEVPDGYKLKIMPGSPGLAIQLNPIEQGKMDSGSWHWDYKIEGSHIKLELVEQ, via the exons ATGCTTCAGTCTACTTCTCTTCTTCACCATAGCCACAGATTCCTATTCTCTTTCCGCCCCAAACCTTCACTCTTAGATAATCCACACTCTCAATTacaatcacaacaacaacaacctctcTCCTTTTCAAATTCACTATCTCTTCtatcttcttctccttcatcaTCATGTTGCCGCGTGGCGCGAATTTCTACAGAACCATTAGAGCTATCTCCCCCATCACCTGGCTTCAATTTCCGCCGCGAAATCTCCCGACTCACCGCCCTCCGCGACAAGCTATCCAGATGCAGTAATTTAAACGACAAGCTCAGAGTAATAGACGCAGACTATAGAGTTAAACGCTTCTTCCGCTCTTCCTCCCGAAATGCTGGACTAGCTAGGGTTTTATCGGCTTTGCGGTTGGACTCCAACAGCTTGTTTTTGATTAAGTGCTTGGTTGCTGCGGGTCAAGAACATGTGCTGTGTCTGAGTGAACCTGTAATGGAATTGGAGTCGCCGGGGATGGCTTCTGGTTCTGTTAAGAGTGCATTTTATGCACTGGCGAAGATGGTCGAGAATATGGATTCTAGTAATTCTGATGTAAGGTTTGGGAAGATGGAAATGGGGATGAGTTTGGAGGATCATGAAATTCTGGATTTGAATAAGTTGTTAGAGACTTTGGCACAAATTGAGAGCTTCTATGACTGCATTGGAGGAGTTATTGG TTATCAGATTACGGTTCTGGAACTTATTGCCCAACAATTGGTAGACCAAAAGAATACAAACTGGTCTCAGCACATGGGTGATGTGAAAGAAAGCCAAATTTTGGGAATTGATACCCCAACTGGGCTCGACCTTTCTGACAATACAGAGTATGCATCTCAAGCAGCTCTTTGGGGTATAGAG GGTTTGCCAGACCTAGGTGAAATGTATCCCTTGGGAGGCTCTGCTGACAGACTTGATTTAGTTGATCCTAACACTGGTGAATGCCTGCCTGCTGCAATGCTGCCGTTTTGTGGAAGGACTTTGTTGGAAGGTCTTATAAGAGATCTTCAG GCTAGAGAATTCTTGTACTTCAAGTTATATGGAAAACAATGTATCACTCCTATTGCAATAATGACAAGTTCAGCAAAGAACAACCACAAACACATAACATCACTGTGCGAAAGACTCTCATGGTTTGGAAGAGGTCAATCAACTTTCCAACTTTTTGAGCAG CCTCTTGTTCCGGTTGTTGGTGCAGAAGATGGGCAGTGGTTGGTCACTAAACCATTCAGTCCCTTGAGCAAGCCTGGTGGTCATGGTGTCATATGGAAACTTGCTCATGACAAAGGCATCTTCAAATGGTTTTTTCGTCAAGGAAGAAGAGGTGCAACTGTGCGCCAAGTCAG TAATGTTGTGGCAGCTACAGATGTAACCCTCTTGGCCTTAGCAGGGATCGGTTTGCGTCAAGGAAAG AAACTGGGGTTCGCATCTTGTGAGCGTATCTCAGGTGCAACAGAAGGAATTAATGTACTGATGGAAAAGAGAAGTCCAAATGGAAACTGGGAATATGGCATTTCTTGCATTGAATACACTGAATTTGACAAGTTTGGGATTACTGACGGATCTCTTGTTCCCAAATG TTTGCAGGCTGAGTTTCCAGCCAATACAAACATCTTATATGTTGATTTACCATCTGCGGAGCTAGTTGGATCAAGTCGGAATGTGAATAGTATACCAGGAATGGTGTTAAATACAAGAAAGACAATAGTTTATGTGGATCAGTTTGGAAGACACTGTAG TGTCTCTGGTGGCAGACTGGAATGTACAATGCAAAATATAGCAGACAATTATTTTAATTCGCATTCATCTAGGTGCTATAATGGTGTGGAAG ATAAACTAGATACATTTATTGTATATAATGAAAGGAAAAGGGTTACCTCATCTGCTAAGAAAAAAAGAAGACATGGACACAAGTCTTTACGCCAG ACACCTGACGGCGCTCTATTGGATATGTTAAGAAACGCTCATGATATTCTCTCACCATGTGATATAAAACTTCCTGAG ATTGAAGCTGATGAGAGCTACATTGATTCAGGACCACcatttcttatccttcttcacCCTGCTCTTGGTCCTCTTTGGGAAGTCACCAGACAAAAG TTTTATGGTGGTTCCATATCAGTGGGCTCTGAGTTGCAAATAGAGGTTGCAGAGTTCTTTTGGAGTAATGTTCAG CTCAATGGAAGCCTGGTCATAATCGCTGAAAATGTTATGGGCTCAATGAAGATTGATGAGAACAGTGAATCCATACTACATCATGGGCAAAG GTGTGGAAGATGTAAATTGCAGAATGTCAAGGTGTTGAACAAGGGAGTTGATTGGAGTTATGATGGAAACGTGTATTGGAAACATGATGTGAAACGGTCTGAGGTGCTGAAGGTTATACTGCATGGAAATGCTGAATTTGAAGCTACAGATGTTGTATTACAG GGAAATCATGTCTTTGAAGTTCCAGATGGCTACAAACTTAAGATCATGCCCGGAAGCCCAG GTTTAGCAATCCAGTTGAATCCGATTGAACAAGGCAAGATGGACAGTGGAAGCTGGCACTGGGATTACAAGATAGAAGGTTCTCACATTAAACTAGAATTAGTAGAACAATAA